In one window of Corallococcus macrosporus DNA:
- a CDS encoding phospholipase D-like domain-containing protein, whose protein sequence is MAIVKSAGISGRQHGLAEQVFSRAAGAPLVSGNDVQLLRDARENYPAWLRAIQQAERSILFENYIIEDDEVGRSFAEALAARARDGVQVRVLYDWLGCQGTASRHYWRSLRDAGVEVRCFNPFQFDRPLAWLGRNHRKTLTVDGEVGFVSGLCVSHKWVGDAQKGVAPWRDTGLEIRGPAVADLVRAFAQGWSTVGPPLDEEGCLSARASTPMGDVNLRVVAGVPWSAGLFRVDQLIASLARKRLWLTDAYFVGTATYVQALRAASRDGVDVRLLVPGSSDIPALRPLTQAGYRPLLEAGIRVYEWNGTMLHAKTAVADGTWARVGSSNLNPASWLGNSEIDVAVEDAPFALRMEAMYLQDLEHATEVVLSGKARRLRASPPLPRSQRGAPGRRGRMSRAAAGAVRLGNTVGAAVTNHRELGRTESKVVFGAGVVPLALAGVALYWPHAVAVPVALISAWAGIALWSRAVRLRRQEAQGTAQQPLPEQEVPPRPGEAPRALPEAPAPRAPEAGPHQP, encoded by the coding sequence GTGGCCATCGTGAAGTCAGCGGGCATCAGCGGCCGGCAGCACGGGCTGGCCGAACAGGTGTTCTCCCGCGCCGCCGGTGCGCCGCTCGTGTCGGGCAACGACGTGCAGTTGCTGCGCGACGCGCGTGAGAACTACCCCGCGTGGCTGCGCGCCATCCAGCAGGCAGAGCGCTCCATCCTCTTCGAGAACTACATCATTGAAGACGACGAGGTGGGCCGCAGCTTCGCGGAGGCGCTGGCCGCCCGCGCTCGCGACGGCGTGCAGGTGCGCGTCCTCTATGACTGGCTGGGCTGCCAGGGCACTGCGTCCCGTCATTACTGGCGCTCCCTTCGCGACGCGGGCGTGGAGGTGCGCTGCTTCAATCCCTTCCAGTTCGACCGGCCCCTGGCGTGGCTGGGCCGCAACCACCGCAAGACGCTCACCGTGGACGGCGAGGTGGGCTTCGTCTCCGGCCTGTGCGTCAGCCACAAGTGGGTGGGGGACGCGCAGAAGGGCGTGGCCCCGTGGCGCGACACCGGCCTGGAGATCCGCGGCCCCGCCGTGGCGGACCTCGTGCGCGCCTTCGCCCAGGGGTGGAGCACCGTGGGGCCTCCTCTGGATGAGGAGGGCTGCCTGTCCGCTCGCGCCTCCACGCCCATGGGCGACGTGAACCTGCGCGTGGTGGCCGGCGTGCCCTGGAGCGCGGGCCTGTTCCGCGTGGACCAGCTCATCGCGTCGCTCGCGCGCAAGCGGCTGTGGCTCACCGACGCGTACTTCGTGGGCACCGCCACCTATGTCCAGGCGCTCCGGGCCGCGTCGCGCGACGGCGTGGACGTGCGGCTGCTCGTGCCCGGCAGCAGCGACATCCCCGCGCTTCGCCCGCTCACCCAGGCCGGCTACCGCCCCCTGCTGGAGGCCGGCATCCGCGTCTATGAATGGAATGGCACCATGCTCCACGCCAAGACGGCCGTGGCGGATGGCACCTGGGCGCGCGTCGGTTCCTCCAACCTCAACCCCGCCAGCTGGCTGGGAAACTCGGAAATCGACGTCGCCGTGGAGGACGCCCCCTTCGCCCTGCGCATGGAGGCCATGTACCTCCAGGACCTGGAGCACGCGACGGAGGTGGTGCTCAGCGGCAAGGCGCGGCGCCTGCGTGCCTCGCCGCCACTGCCGCGCTCGCAGCGGGGCGCTCCCGGACGGCGGGGCCGCATGAGCCGCGCGGCCGCGGGCGCGGTGCGCCTGGGCAACACCGTGGGCGCCGCCGTCACCAACCACCGCGAGCTGGGCCGCACCGAGTCCAAGGTCGTCTTCGGCGCGGGCGTGGTGCCCCTGGCGCTCGCGGGCGTGGCGCTCTACTGGCCCCACGCCGTGGCCGTGCCAGTGGCGCTCATCTCCGCGTGGGCCGGCATCGCCCTGTGGAGCCGCGCCGTGCGCCTGCGCCGCCAGGAGGCCCAGGGCACCGCGCAGCAGCCGCTGCCGGAGCAGGAGGTGCCGCCGCGGCCTGGCGAAGCCCCGCGCGCCCTGCCGGAAGCACCCGCGCCCCGCGCGCCGGAAGCCGGGCCGCACCAGCCCTGA
- a CDS encoding polysaccharide biosynthesis/export family protein codes for MGMRRTGFWTVMGMLLLSGCAHQQTLKVDNAEQPYRIGREDVLDVSVWRDQELSRTVPVRPDGFISIPMVGEIQAAGKTPTELAETLKSGLQAYVQEPRVTVIVREVNSSRVFVTGEVAHPGAYPLRGRVSLLQAIALAGGFTDFANSDGIVVIRTDGKGGQIPVRYSDLVSPDGENVILRPGDTVVVP; via the coding sequence ATGGGAATGCGGCGCACGGGGTTCTGGACGGTGATGGGGATGCTCCTCCTGTCGGGTTGTGCTCACCAGCAGACGCTGAAGGTCGACAACGCGGAGCAGCCCTACCGCATCGGCCGCGAGGACGTGCTCGACGTGAGCGTGTGGCGGGACCAGGAGCTGTCGCGCACGGTGCCCGTGCGCCCCGACGGCTTCATCTCCATCCCGATGGTGGGTGAGATCCAGGCCGCGGGCAAGACGCCCACGGAGCTGGCGGAGACGCTCAAGTCGGGCCTCCAGGCGTATGTGCAGGAGCCGCGCGTGACGGTCATCGTCCGCGAGGTCAACAGCAGCCGCGTCTTCGTGACGGGCGAAGTGGCCCACCCGGGCGCCTACCCGCTGCGCGGCCGCGTGTCGCTGCTGCAGGCCATCGCGCTGGCGGGCGGCTTCACGGACTTCGCGAACTCCGACGGCATCGTCGTCATCCGCACGGACGGCAAGGGCGGGCAGATCCCGGTGCGCTACAGCGACCTGGTCTCCCCCGACGGCGAGAACGTCATCCTGCGGCCGGGTGACACCGTCGTCGTCCCGTGA
- a CDS encoding GumC family protein, with product MERGMTADQLLSALWRRKALVGAIAAAIFVLGAAIVMTRPSIYEASVVVRVEPQRPGEEMVQRTVSELIEQRLVTVRQELLARPVLQKAIEEMNLYPELVSDKGIEAAVEQMRKDLTVRVEGETAFELTYAGRDPQVVAQVANRLPAIFSEETLKIRQAQAARATDLFTEEMVGMGKAVSSWESKIAQFKVAHLGELPEQMEMNMRGLERISAQLQTKSEELRSAEARRSDLARARNAADSEAGRLEATESGLSRTLTQAKTQWTPDHPEVKRMERELGDISAQRKDAEGRMYAERNERTRVAQLITNIQKDIVDLQKQAEAYQARLNNTPRWAQELAVMNRDYEIARTKYQSVVSRKVEAEIAQELEAKSAKSLFNVISPAGVPSSPARPDRMSGLLIAALVALALGVLTGTVLEMRDDSLRDGTEVRERITLPVLAVVPNMQGKTEKRVLMPMAGSKNSVSSPTTLN from the coding sequence ATGGAGCGTGGGATGACGGCGGACCAGTTGCTTTCGGCCCTGTGGCGCCGCAAGGCCCTGGTGGGGGCGATCGCTGCAGCAATCTTCGTGTTGGGCGCGGCCATCGTGATGACCCGTCCGAGCATTTATGAAGCGTCCGTGGTGGTGCGTGTGGAGCCGCAGCGCCCCGGTGAGGAGATGGTCCAGCGCACGGTGAGCGAGCTCATCGAGCAGCGCCTGGTCACCGTCCGCCAGGAGCTCTTGGCGCGGCCGGTGCTCCAGAAGGCCATCGAGGAGATGAACCTCTACCCGGAGCTCGTGTCCGATAAGGGCATCGAGGCGGCGGTCGAGCAGATGCGCAAGGACCTCACGGTGCGCGTCGAGGGTGAGACGGCCTTCGAGCTCACCTACGCGGGCCGCGACCCGCAGGTGGTGGCGCAGGTGGCCAACCGCCTGCCGGCCATCTTCTCCGAGGAGACGCTGAAGATCCGCCAGGCGCAGGCGGCCCGCGCCACCGACCTCTTCACCGAGGAGATGGTCGGCATGGGCAAGGCCGTGTCCTCCTGGGAGAGCAAGATCGCCCAGTTCAAGGTGGCCCACCTGGGTGAGCTGCCCGAGCAGATGGAGATGAACATGCGCGGCCTGGAGCGCATCAGCGCCCAGCTGCAGACGAAGTCCGAGGAGCTGCGCTCCGCCGAAGCGCGCCGCTCCGACCTGGCCCGGGCCCGCAACGCCGCGGACAGCGAGGCCGGCCGCCTGGAGGCCACGGAGAGCGGCCTGTCCCGCACCCTCACGCAGGCCAAGACGCAGTGGACCCCGGACCACCCGGAAGTGAAGCGGATGGAGCGCGAGCTGGGTGACATCAGCGCCCAGCGCAAGGACGCGGAAGGCCGCATGTACGCCGAGCGCAACGAGCGCACCCGCGTGGCGCAGCTCATCACCAACATCCAGAAGGACATCGTGGACCTCCAGAAGCAGGCCGAGGCGTACCAGGCGCGGCTGAACAACACCCCGCGCTGGGCCCAGGAGCTGGCGGTCATGAACCGGGACTACGAGATCGCCCGCACCAAGTACCAGAGCGTGGTGAGCCGCAAGGTGGAGGCGGAGATCGCCCAGGAGCTGGAGGCCAAGAGCGCCAAGAGCCTGTTCAACGTCATCTCGCCCGCCGGGGTGCCTTCCTCCCCGGCCCGCCCGGACCGCATGAGCGGCCTGCTCATCGCCGCCCTGGTGGCCCTGGCCCTGGGTGTCCTCACCGGCACCGTGCTCGAGATGCGCGATGACAGCCTGCGCGATGGTACCGAGGTCCGGGAGCGCATCACCCTGCCGGTCCTTGCGGTGGTCCCGAACATGCAAGGCAAGACGGAGAAGCGGGTCCTGATGCCCATGGCTGGGAGCAAGAACAGCGTCTCCTCGCCCACGACCCTGAATTAA